The following are encoded in a window of Limibacter armeniacum genomic DNA:
- a CDS encoding ribonucleoside-diphosphate reductase subunit alpha produces MLVLKRDGRRESVKFDKILRRIEALCDGFDRKFVDPVEVAKKVIMGLYDGVTTTELDSLAAEIAASMTTKHPDFAQLAARISISNLHKTTSQSFSSTIKRLYNYIDPKTGENAALISKDAYEVIRANAKRLDEAIHYDRDYDFDYFGFKTLERSYLLKVDGKIVERPQHLFMRVAIGIHLDDVEAAIETYNLMSQKWFIHATPTLFNAATPKPQMSSCFLVAMQEDSIPGIYETLKQCALISQSAGGIGLNIHNVRATGSYIKGTNGTSNGIIPMLRVFNDTARYVDQGGGKRKGAFAVYIEPWHADIFEFLDLKKNHGKEELRARDLFYALWVSDLFMKRVENNEEWSLFCPNEAPGLADCHGEEFEKLYEKYEREGRARKVVRAQDLWFEVMESQVETGTPYMLYKDAANGKSNQQNLGTIKSSNLCTEIIEYTSKDEVAVCNLASLSLPKYVTEEGNFDHKRLYEVTKVVTRNLNKIIDTNYYPVPEARNSNLRHRPTGLGVQGLADVFLKLRMPFDSEEAKGLNEDIFETIYFAAMEASMELAQVQGPYESYEGSPASKGTFQFDMWGVKPKSGRWNWDALKAQVKQHGIRNSLLLAPMPTASTSQILGNNECFEPYTSNIYSRRVLSGEFTIVNKHLLKDLVEMGIWNDDLKNELIANNGSVQNIRRIPQHLKDLYKTAWEISQKHIIDMSADRGAYICQSQSLNVFIENPNFGKLTSMHFYAWKKGLKTGMYYLRTKAATDAIKFTVDTQKLSQSQAEEAPVSGQSCSLDDPDCMSCSG; encoded by the coding sequence ATGTTAGTATTAAAAAGAGATGGACGCCGAGAAAGCGTCAAATTCGACAAAATCCTACGCAGGATTGAAGCTCTTTGCGATGGCTTTGACCGCAAGTTTGTTGACCCCGTTGAGGTAGCCAAAAAGGTTATCATGGGGCTTTATGATGGTGTTACCACCACAGAACTTGACAGTCTTGCCGCAGAGATAGCTGCTTCCATGACGACAAAGCACCCTGACTTCGCTCAATTGGCTGCCAGGATTTCTATTTCAAACTTACACAAGACAACCAGTCAGTCATTCTCAAGCACTATCAAACGCCTGTACAATTACATAGACCCAAAAACAGGTGAAAATGCTGCCCTTATCTCAAAAGATGCTTACGAAGTAATACGTGCCAATGCAAAGCGACTGGATGAAGCAATTCATTACGACAGGGACTATGATTTTGACTACTTCGGCTTTAAGACCTTAGAAAGGTCTTACCTGCTAAAAGTTGATGGAAAAATTGTTGAACGTCCTCAACACCTTTTTATGCGGGTTGCCATTGGGATTCACCTAGATGATGTTGAAGCAGCTATTGAGACATACAACCTTATGTCCCAAAAGTGGTTCATTCATGCAACTCCTACACTTTTCAATGCAGCTACACCAAAACCTCAAATGTCCTCTTGCTTCCTTGTAGCGATGCAGGAAGATTCCATTCCAGGCATTTATGAAACATTAAAACAGTGTGCTTTGATCTCACAGTCGGCAGGCGGTATTGGACTGAATATTCACAATGTGAGAGCCACTGGTTCTTACATCAAAGGTACCAATGGCACATCCAATGGTATCATTCCTATGCTGCGTGTATTTAATGATACAGCACGTTATGTAGATCAGGGTGGAGGTAAGCGCAAAGGTGCATTTGCTGTTTATATTGAACCTTGGCATGCTGATATCTTTGAATTCCTTGACCTGAAGAAAAATCATGGTAAGGAAGAATTACGTGCTAGAGACCTGTTCTACGCACTGTGGGTCTCCGACCTTTTTATGAAACGTGTGGAGAACAATGAAGAGTGGTCTTTGTTCTGTCCAAATGAAGCACCTGGATTGGCAGACTGCCATGGTGAAGAGTTTGAGAAACTTTACGAAAAATACGAGAGAGAAGGAAGGGCACGTAAAGTCGTAAGAGCACAAGACCTTTGGTTTGAAGTAATGGAGTCTCAAGTGGAGACTGGCACACCATATATGCTGTATAAAGATGCAGCCAATGGCAAATCCAACCAACAAAACCTTGGTACTATCAAGTCAAGTAACTTGTGTACAGAAATCATTGAGTATACATCAAAAGACGAGGTTGCTGTATGTAACCTTGCTTCGCTTTCATTACCTAAATACGTCACTGAAGAAGGCAATTTTGACCATAAACGCTTGTACGAAGTAACAAAAGTGGTCACTCGAAACCTCAATAAAATTATTGACACCAATTACTATCCTGTTCCAGAAGCAAGAAACTCAAACCTACGTCACAGGCCAACTGGTTTGGGGGTACAAGGACTTGCTGATGTGTTTTTGAAACTCCGTATGCCATTTGATTCTGAAGAGGCTAAAGGATTAAATGAAGATATTTTCGAGACCATTTATTTTGCTGCTATGGAAGCGTCTATGGAGCTGGCTCAAGTGCAAGGACCTTATGAGTCATATGAAGGCTCTCCTGCTTCTAAAGGCACCTTCCAGTTTGATATGTGGGGAGTAAAACCGAAGTCAGGCAGGTGGAATTGGGATGCTCTCAAAGCACAAGTGAAGCAACATGGTATCCGAAACTCCCTGTTATTAGCTCCGATGCCAACAGCATCTACTTCTCAAATTTTGGGCAATAATGAATGTTTTGAACCATACACTTCCAATATCTACAGCAGAAGGGTACTTTCTGGTGAGTTCACCATTGTAAACAAGCACCTGCTCAAAGATTTGGTTGAAATGGGAATTTGGAATGATGACCTAAAAAATGAACTGATTGCCAATAATGGCTCCGTTCAAAATATCAGACGCATTCCTCAACACCTCAAGGACCTTTATAAAACAGCTTGGGAAATCAGTCAAAAACATATCATTGATATGTCGGCTGACCGTGGGGCATATATCTGTCAGAGTCAGAGCTTGAACGTTTTCATTGAGAACCCTAACTTCGGCAAACTGACTTCCATGCATTTCTATGCTTGGAAAAAAGGTCTTAAAACAGGTATGTACTACCTAAGAACCAAGGCTGCGACCGATGCTATCAAATTTACCGTAGACACACAGAAGCTATCACAGTCACAAGCAGAAGAAGCTCCTGTATCAGGTCAATCCTGTTCTTTGGATGATCCAGATTGTATGTCTTGCTCTGGTTAA
- a CDS encoding ComEC/Rec2 family competence protein: MEKFWSSHPFVRIVIAQVFGILLGFQFVDFAPYGLWLTLAVAVIYLVLFYYQKKEKFRKGNAFQGSVTMLLVVLLFATFIAYQQPSWLSGHFLNKHDIQYFSAVIEDEPSETANSVKAIVSINQVKTESNHDWAIATGSIQVYFEKDTNSLVLKYGDEVFIKGRPKAFEKPVYKGSFDWGEYMATKQVYSQLYVPTENWGLTGNGKGVWWLAVAYKVRSWTISILQSAISQERELGTAQALLIGERSNLDPELRQSYADTGAMHVLAVSGLHVGILIGGVLLLFRRRRWAWQYRLILFCFGCCLLWGYALITGLSASVVRAATMYTVLLLSEMLQKKGKTLNTIAFSAFLLLMINPYYLLQVGFQLSYLAVIGIVVLQPRLVRFWVPKATWMEWTWQLTCVSLAAQIATFPISVYYFHQFPVYFWLSNLFVINLAFLIVWEGVLIFVLAIFSNSLAIFAGSILEGTVWLMNEAVQFVKLLPGAVIWPISVSGVEVLLLYMVLLYTFLLFVLKSKRWLWYGCVVAMIFCCSKSFDIWTHQRKSQFMVGVSQKGAMYAAVVQKGGQASFVLDATEKHYKREIKSIVEYEQVNDAKTVTQTPNIKRLDSGVLMTDEGAKLLWWKSKNNLPPIINLNVLCLSGEAIPDWDSIKTLAPQQVWLLGYNRRKSRNYVEKARQFGLNCRVLFKNEIITFEY, encoded by the coding sequence ATGGAAAAATTCTGGTCTTCTCATCCATTTGTTAGAATTGTAATCGCCCAGGTTTTCGGTATTCTATTAGGTTTTCAGTTTGTTGATTTTGCTCCTTACGGACTTTGGTTGACACTTGCAGTTGCGGTCATTTATTTGGTGTTGTTTTATTACCAAAAGAAGGAGAAGTTTCGAAAAGGAAATGCATTTCAAGGTAGTGTTACAATGCTTTTAGTTGTATTGCTCTTTGCTACTTTTATTGCTTATCAACAACCTAGTTGGTTATCAGGGCATTTCTTAAATAAGCATGATATTCAATATTTCTCGGCAGTTATCGAAGATGAGCCTTCTGAAACAGCCAATTCTGTCAAAGCAATTGTGAGTATAAATCAAGTCAAAACAGAGAGCAATCATGATTGGGCAATAGCGACAGGCAGTATTCAGGTATATTTTGAGAAAGATACCAATAGCCTTGTCTTAAAGTATGGAGATGAAGTGTTCATAAAAGGTAGGCCAAAGGCATTTGAAAAACCTGTCTACAAAGGAAGTTTTGATTGGGGAGAATACATGGCTACAAAGCAGGTTTATAGTCAGCTGTATGTACCTACAGAGAATTGGGGACTTACAGGAAACGGTAAAGGTGTTTGGTGGTTAGCCGTAGCTTACAAAGTAAGAAGTTGGACAATTTCCATATTACAAAGTGCGATCAGTCAGGAGCGTGAGTTAGGTACTGCACAGGCTCTATTGATAGGAGAGAGAAGTAATTTGGATCCTGAATTAAGACAATCTTATGCGGATACCGGAGCTATGCATGTATTGGCTGTTTCAGGTTTGCATGTGGGCATTTTGATTGGAGGTGTACTATTGCTTTTCAGGAGAAGAAGGTGGGCTTGGCAATACAGACTGATACTATTTTGTTTTGGATGTTGCTTGCTTTGGGGTTATGCTCTTATCACAGGATTGTCAGCATCAGTGGTTCGGGCAGCGACGATGTACACAGTATTGTTATTGTCAGAAATGCTACAGAAGAAAGGCAAGACACTGAATACAATTGCTTTTTCGGCCTTTTTACTTTTAATGATAAACCCATACTACCTTTTGCAGGTAGGCTTTCAGTTATCTTATTTGGCTGTCATTGGTATTGTAGTTTTACAGCCTAGGTTAGTACGTTTTTGGGTGCCAAAAGCAACGTGGATGGAGTGGACTTGGCAATTAACTTGTGTGTCATTGGCCGCTCAAATAGCAACTTTTCCTATTAGTGTCTATTACTTCCACCAGTTTCCAGTCTATTTTTGGTTAAGTAATCTTTTTGTGATCAATCTGGCTTTCTTAATCGTTTGGGAGGGTGTATTGATATTTGTATTAGCCATATTTTCAAACTCTTTGGCGATTTTTGCAGGAAGCATTTTAGAGGGGACAGTATGGTTAATGAATGAAGCGGTCCAATTTGTAAAGCTTTTGCCAGGCGCTGTTATTTGGCCTATTTCTGTATCAGGAGTAGAGGTACTCTTGTTATATATGGTCTTGCTCTACACCTTTTTGCTTTTTGTACTGAAGTCCAAGAGATGGCTTTGGTATGGTTGTGTTGTTGCGATGATTTTTTGCTGTAGCAAATCTTTCGATATATGGACACATCAACGAAAATCGCAATTTATGGTGGGCGTTTCTCAGAAAGGAGCCATGTATGCTGCTGTGGTTCAAAAAGGAGGGCAAGCTTCATTTGTTTTAGACGCTACTGAAAAACATTATAAAAGAGAGATAAAGTCTATTGTGGAATATGAGCAGGTAAATGATGCGAAGACAGTAACGCAAACTCCAAATATAAAACGACTTGACAGTGGTGTTTTAATGACAGACGAAGGGGCTAAGTTACTTTGGTGGAAGTCCAAAAATAACTTACCTCCAATTATAAACTTGAATGTACTGTGTCTCTCGGGTGAGGCAATTCCTGATTGGGATTCTATTAAGACATTGGCGCCACAACAAGTTTGGTTATTGGGTTATAATAGAAGAAAATCAAGGAATTATGTTGAGAAAGCTCGACAGTTTGGACTAAATTGCAGAGTACTCTTTAAAAATGAAATAATCACTTTTGAGTACTAG
- the glmM gene encoding phosphoglucosamine mutase, translating to MTLIKSISGIRGTIGGKPDESLTPFDVVKFAAAFGEWVKGNSDKRKVVIGRDARISGEIISNIVVSTLQAQGIDVVDLGLSTTPTVELAVVEEQAGGGIILTASHNPGNWNALKLLGPAGEFISAEAGQQIVEMADKADIEFETNQHLGSYTKDDSYIDKHIQMILDLPDVDVEAIKAKGFRVIVDAVNSTGGISVPKLLNALGVAQVECLYAEPTGHFPHNPEPLPENITEICSKLEAGNYHVGIVVDPDVDRLALICEDGTPFGEEYTLVSVADYVLKKRSGNTVSNMSSTRALRDVTEAAGGEHFASAVGEVNVVKMMKEKNAVIGGEGNGGVIYPDLHYGRDALVGIALFLSNLANFEGSAKMLRKKYPEYHISKNKIELTASIDVDGILKSIEEKYSNKPINTLDGVKIEFDKEWVHLRRSNTEPIIRIYAESDTLATADHLANKIISDIKEIING from the coding sequence TTGACACTTATAAAATCTATTTCGGGAATCAGAGGAACAATCGGAGGTAAGCCAGACGAATCGCTGACTCCTTTTGATGTTGTGAAGTTTGCTGCTGCTTTCGGTGAGTGGGTAAAAGGCAATTCAGATAAAAGAAAAGTAGTGATCGGGCGTGATGCCAGAATCTCTGGTGAAATCATCTCAAATATTGTTGTCAGCACTTTGCAGGCACAAGGAATTGATGTGGTTGACCTTGGGTTATCAACGACGCCTACTGTAGAATTGGCTGTAGTAGAGGAGCAAGCTGGTGGAGGTATTATCCTGACAGCTAGCCACAACCCTGGTAACTGGAATGCTTTGAAACTGTTAGGCCCTGCTGGTGAGTTTATTTCGGCAGAGGCAGGTCAACAGATCGTGGAGATGGCTGATAAGGCTGATATTGAATTTGAAACCAATCAGCATTTAGGTTCTTACACCAAGGATGACTCTTATATTGATAAGCATATTCAGATGATTCTGGATTTGCCTGATGTTGACGTAGAGGCAATTAAAGCAAAAGGCTTCCGTGTAATTGTGGATGCTGTTAATTCGACAGGTGGTATTTCAGTTCCAAAGCTATTGAATGCGCTTGGTGTTGCACAAGTAGAGTGTTTGTATGCTGAACCAACAGGGCATTTCCCTCATAACCCTGAGCCACTTCCTGAAAACATTACTGAAATCTGTAGCAAGCTGGAGGCAGGAAACTACCATGTAGGTATCGTAGTAGACCCTGATGTAGACAGACTGGCTTTGATTTGTGAAGACGGAACACCGTTCGGTGAAGAGTATACTTTGGTTTCAGTTGCTGATTATGTACTGAAAAAGCGTTCAGGAAATACAGTTTCCAATATGTCTTCAACAAGAGCGCTTCGTGACGTAACTGAAGCTGCAGGCGGTGAGCATTTTGCTTCGGCAGTAGGAGAAGTGAATGTTGTGAAGATGATGAAAGAGAAGAATGCCGTGATCGGTGGAGAAGGTAACGGAGGTGTGATATATCCTGATCTTCACTATGGTCGTGATGCATTAGTAGGGATTGCCTTATTCCTTTCTAATTTGGCAAACTTTGAAGGAAGTGCGAAAATGTTGAGAAAGAAATATCCAGAGTACCATATTTCTAAAAACAAAATTGAGCTGACTGCTAGTATTGATGTAGATGGTATTTTGAAAAGCATTGAGGAGAAATACAGCAATAAGCCAATCAATACGCTTGATGGTGTGAAGATTGAGTTTGATAAAGAATGGGTACACTTACGCCGCTCGAATACCGAACCAATTATCAGAATTTATGCAGAGTCAGATACATTGGCTACAGCAGATCATTTAGCGAATAAGATCATTTCAGATATCAAGGAGATTATCAATGGATAA